Proteins encoded in a region of the Nicotiana tomentosiformis chromosome 9, ASM39032v3, whole genome shotgun sequence genome:
- the LOC138899342 gene encoding uncharacterized protein, translating into MAGTTVSLSSSMHTENWIVDSGATYHMASTLNLLSDVKNVDNSGNNKVRLPNGDSTYITHIGSAGLTGDTKLKNMLYVPNIKFNLMPVSKLTRDLCCTAIFLPELYIFQDLYNGRVKEIGRSMMAYHVVHDKCTVYPLAKHPRLSFPNSESRSTKSFQLVHMDSETIVILKQFLCMVKTQSDIAIKKCRRSILALSALRVPHTFKEAAKDPKWIEAMKHEIFALEENKTWEVVDSPPGKNAIRSKWVYEIKYKVNSEIERFKARLLAKGYNQQEGLDYNETFSPIAKLVTVRSVIKLAASND; encoded by the exons ATGGCAGGTACAACTGTCTCTCTTTCATCAAGTATGCATACAGAAAATTGGATAGTGGATTCAGGGGCTACATATCACATGGCTTCTACATTGAATCTACTAAGTGATGTGAAGAATGTTGATAATTCTGGAAACAATAAGGTTAGGTTGCCTAATGGAGATAGCACATATATCACACATATTGGTAGTGCTGGTTTGACAGGAGATACCAAGCTAAAAAATATGCTCTATGTCCCTAACATCAAGTTTAACCTAATGCCAGTTTCCAAACTAACTAGGGATTTATGTTGTACTGCCATCTTTCTGCCTGAATTATATATATTTCAGGATCTTTACAATGGCAGGGTGAAAGAGATTGGTAGGAGCATGATGGCTT ATCATGTTGTTCATGATAAGTGCACTGTTTACCCTTTGGCAAAGCATCCTAGGTTAAGCTTTCCTAATAGTGAGAGTAGAAGTACTAAGTCCTTTCAGTTAGTACATATGGAT AGTGAAACTATAGTTATTTTAAAACAATTTCTATGCATGGTGAAAACTCAATCTGATATTGCAATCAAG AAGTGCAGAAGAAGCATATTAGCTCTTTCAGCCTTAAGAGTGCCTCACACTTTCAAAGAGGCAGCAAAAGACCCTAAGTGGATTGAAGCAATGAAGCACGAAATATTTGCTTTGGAAGAAAACAAAACATGGGAAGTTGTTGACTCGCCTCCTGGGAAGAATGCCATACGATCTAAGTGGGTATACGAGATCAAGTATAAGGTTAATAGTGAGATAGAAAGATTTAAGGCTCGACTATTAGCTAAGGGATACAACCAACAAGAAGGGTTGGACTATAATGAAACTTTCTCACCAATTGCTAAATTGGTGACAGTTAGGTCAGTTATTAAACTTGCCGCCTCTAATGACTGA